The Osmia bicornis bicornis chromosome 12, iOsmBic2.1, whole genome shotgun sequence genome includes a region encoding these proteins:
- the LOC114873181 gene encoding protein retinal degeneration B isoform X1: MLIKEYRIPLPLTVEEYRIAQLYMIAKKSREESQGAGSGVEIIVNEPYSNGPGGNGQYTHKIYHVGSHLPEWFKSLLPRSALIAKEEAWNSYPYTKTRYTCPFVEKFSIEIETYYFPDNGYQENVFKLSGSDLRNRIVDVIDIVKDQCDYVKEEDPKTYVSQKTGRGPLTESWLEEYWADVKGKQQPTASGKSLMCAYKLCRVEFRYWGVQTKLEKFIHDIALRKTMVRAHRQAWAWQDEWNGLTMEDIREIERQTQLALQRRMANAEGGEESANENQEKNTSNTPQESDVAMTLAATLGSIEKNEDPQSPPSVRKSSDIPMSNTTVSSEGEPSPEDSPTEVPELRNASAEDKGDSKKAWKKNKGVMNSPCSNKSFDMQIANWRMESIVRESESGSEDEFFDCQEDFGDNTSLAKWSSLDLLAEEEDNTFTSSSSANKEDDTIFSPSYLQRMASERSSKRLQISASASIDASCPASPQHSPTHQPCKTTVLIIVMHAGSVLDANVDLTAKKSDITTFKGAFESVMRQHYPSMVGHVAVKFVSCPSICTEGLGILSSLSPYSFDVSPSSMDAPQVTHDTIPIGAIPLLASSTPEYQDAVSRVIVGANQVYHEFMKSEEGRGFTGQICLIGDSVGAILTYDALCRSTHSRHNSENNILDNQGVENNPEDGRHLTAPSPRRKSSSISDVSHCKLDFEVGEFFMFGSPLALVLAYRKVSSGSDKTSNIKRPLVNQLYNLFHPTDPVAARLEPLISAKFSLLPPVNVARYQKYPLGNGQPYHLLETIQSNTQLFTETLSTPASHLRRLSDISIHSTMSGMIENVPLQLVSNLQQRWWGTKRLDYALYCPEGLANFPTNALPHVFHASYWESSDVIAFILRQLGRFDLPLLSNEEKDLTCFRPGQPREKWNKKRTSVKLKNVAANHRANDIIVREGAPQVLVARFMYGPFDVFTLAGEKIDIHIIKNTPAGEWTYLSTEITDKNGRVTYKIPGDKTLSYGLYPVKMIVRGDHTSVDFFLAVIPPKTECIVFSIDGSFTASVSVSGKDPKVRAGAVDVVRHWQELGYLIIYITARPDMQQQKVVSWLSQHNFPHGLVSFADGLSTDPLGHKAAYLNKLVEEHGVIIHHAYGSSKDISVYTAINLRANQIFIIGKVPKKLHTMATILHDGYAAHLTSLQAHGGSRPAQGNARMVIPRGQFGLPGQNASLRRRSSFRLAKRAISQPIPSKMMYPLERSTSVGPSISSQPTSNIRSTAPEKL; this comes from the exons ATGTTGATAAAAGAATATCGAATACCGCTGCCTCTCACCGTCGAGGAATACAGGATTGCTCAGCTTTATATGATAGCG AAAAAATCTCGGGAAGAGAGTCAAGGAGCAGGCAGCGGTGTAGAAATCATAGTAAACGAGCCTTACAGCAATGGTCCAGGTGGAAATGGACAATACACCCATAAGATCTACCACGTGGGTAGTCACCTTCCAGAATGGTTCAAAAGTTTGTTACCAAGATCCGCGTTGATCGCCAAAGAAGAAGCATGGAACTCTTATCCCTATACGAAGACACGTTACACCTGTCctttcgttgaaaaattctcCATCGAAATAGAAACCTACTATTTCCCTGACAATGGCTATCAAGAGAATGTTTTCAAACTCAGTGGTAGCGACCTGAGAAACAGAATCGTTG ATGTAATCGACATCGTCAAGGATCAGTGCGACTATGTCAAAGAAGAGGATCCTAAAACGTACGTGTCCCAGAAAACTGGCCGAGGACCCCTCACCGAATCCTGGCTGGAGGAATACTGGGCTGATGTTAAA GGAAAGCAACAGCCGACGGCATCCGGGAAGTCGTTAATGTGCGCGTACAAGTTATGCCGCGTAGAATTCCGTTATTGGGGCGTGCaaacaaaattagaaaagTTCATACACGACATAG CCTTGCGGAAAACTATGGTGCGAGCGCACAGACAAGCATGGGCCTGGCAGGACGAATGGAACGGTTTGACCATGGAGGACATCCGAGAGATTGAACGACAAACACAATTGGCATTGCAAAGGAGAATGGCAAATGCAGAAGGTGGCGAGGAATCTGCGAATGAAAATCAGGAGAAGAATACGTCTAATACTCCTCAAGAGTCAGATGTTGCTATGACTTTGGCTGCCACGCTTGGTAGCATCGAGAAGAACGAGGATCCTCAAAGTCCACCTAGCGTTAGAAAATCGTCGGATATACCCATGTCTAATACTACAGTTAGTTCCGAAGGTGAACCCAGCCCCGAAGACTCGCCCACTGAAGTACCCGAGCTTAG AAACGCTTCTGCTGAGGATAAAGGTGACTCTAAAAAAGCGTGGAAGAAGAACAAAGGGGTAATGAATTCACCGTGTTCGAACAAAAGCTTTGATATGCAAATAGCAAACTGGCGTATGGAAAGTATCGTGAGAGAATCGGAATCTGGTAGCGAAGACGAGTTTTTCGATTGCCAAG AGGACTTTGGAGATAACACTTCATTAGCTAAATGGAGTTCTTTGGATCTTCTAGCAGAAGAGGAGGACAATACGTTCACTTCGTCTAGCAGCGCAAACAAAGAAG ATGATACGATATTCTCACCTTCCTATCTACAACGTATGGCCAGTGAACGTAGCAGTAAAAGATTGCAGATCTCCGCTTCGGCGAGCATTGACGCCTCGTGTCCAGCCTCCCCTCAACATTCCCCTACCCATCAACCCTGTAAAACAACAGTACTTATTATTGTCATGCACGCTGGTAGTGTTTTAg ACGCGAATGTGGATTTAACAGCAAAGAAATCGGACATTACAACGTTTAAAGGAGCCTTTGAATCAGTGATGAGGCAACATTATCCCAGCATGGTTGGTCATGTTGCCGTTAAGTTTGTTTCCTGTCCTTCTATCTGTACAGAGGGTCTTGGTATTTTATCAAG TTTAAGTCCATACAGCTTTGACGTGTCACCCTCTTCCATGGATGCGCCTCAAGTGACTCATGATACCATTCCAATTGGTGCAATACCATTACTTGCTAGTTCTACTCCTGAATACCAGGATGCAGTCTCGCGAGTCATAGTAGGAGCTAATCAAGTATATCACGAGTTCATGAAGAGCGAAGAGGGCCGTGGCTTCACCGGGCAGATTTGTTTAATAGGAGACTCAGTAGGAGCGATTCTAACGTACGACGCTTTATGCAGATCTACGCATTCTAGGCATAACAGCGAGAACAATATTTTGGATAATCAAGGGGTTGAAAATAATCCTGAAGATGGTAGACACTTGACTGCACCTTCTCCTAGAAGGAAATCTTCTAGTATAAG tgATGTGTCACACTGCAAACTGGATTTTGAAGTGGGAGAATTTTTTATGTTTGGTAGTCCACTTGCTTTAGTTCTAGCGTATAGGAAGGTATCATCTGGCAGTGATAAAACTAGCAACATAAAAAGGCCACTAGTGAATCAGTTGTACAATTTATTCCATCCCACTGATCCGGTAGCTGCTAGATTAGAACCATTGATATCTGCTAAGttctctcttcttcctcctGTGAACGTGGCTCGGTATCAAAAGTATCCATTAGGGAATGGTCAGCCTTATCATTTAC TGGAAACAATCCAATCGAATACACAGTTATTCACGGAGACTTTAAGTACGCCAGCGTCTCATTTAAGGCGACTGTCCGATATATCTATTCATAGTACAATGTCTGGGATGATTGAAAATGTTCCTTTACAATTAGTgtctaatt TACAGCAAAGGTGGTGGGGTACAAAGAGATTAGACTACGCTCTCTATTGTCCAGAGGGTTTAGCAAATTTCCCTACGAACGCTTTGCCACATGTTTTCCACGCTAGTTACTGGGAGTCATCCGACGTTATTGCATTTATCCTAAGGCAATTAGGCCGATTCGATTTGCCGTTACTCTCAAACGAGGAAAAAGATCTAACGTGTTTCCGTCCAGGTCAACCTAGAGAAAAATGGAATAAGAAACGAACTTCCGTTAAACTTAAAAATGTCGCTGCCAATCATAGAGCAAACGACATAATCGTTAGAGAAGGAGCACCGCAAGTGCTGGTTGCTAGGTTTATGTACGGTCCGTTCGACGTTTTCACTTTAGCAGGCGAGAAAATAGACATTCACATTATAAAAAATACTCCCGCTGGAGAATGGACGTATTTATCAACTGAAATAACTGATAAGAATGGTAGAGTAACGTATAAAATACCGGGCGATAAAACCTTAAGTTATGGACTGTATCCAGTTAAAATGATCGTCAG AGGTGACCATACATCTGTAGACTTCTTCTTGGCTGTGATTCCACCAAAAACAGAGTGTATCGTGTTTAGTATAGATGGTTCGTTTACCGCGAGTGTGTCTGTTAGTGGGAAGGATCCAAAAGTTAGAGCTGGGGCTGTCGACGTCGTCAG ACACTGGCAAGAACTTGGttacttaattatttatatcacCGCGAGGCCTGACATGCAACAACAGAAAGTTGTTTCCTGGTTGTCTCAACATAACTTTCCCCATGGTCTTGTATCCTTTGCGGATGGTCTTTCGACGGACCCGCTTGGTCACAAAGCTGCGTACTTAAATAAACTTGTAGAG GAACACGGTGTGATTATTCATCATGCTTACGGCAGTAGTAAAGACATTAGCGTTTACACTGCGATTAATCTTAGGGCAAATCAAATCTTCATCATTGGAAAAGTTCCAAAGAAACTTCACACTATGGCAACGATTCTTCACGATGGTTACGCTGCTCATTTAACGAGTCTGCAAGCTCATGGAGGCTCGAGACCAGCCCAGGGCAATGCCCGTATGGTGATACCAAGAGGTCAGTTTGGTTTACCCGGGCAAAATGCTTCTCTACGACGGAGAAG CTCTTTTAGGCTGGCAAAACGAGCGATATCTCAGCCCATCCCGAGCAAGATGATGTATCCATTGGAACGATCAACGAGTGTCGGGCCTTCAATTTCATCGCAGCCAACGTCGAACATCAGATCCACCGCACCGGAGAAACTCTGA
- the LOC114873181 gene encoding protein retinal degeneration B isoform X2 yields MLIKEYRIPLPLTVEEYRIAQLYMIAKKSREESQGAGSGVEIIVNEPYSNGPGGNGQYTHKIYHVGSHLPEWFKSLLPRSALIAKEEAWNSYPYTKTRYTCPFVEKFSIEIETYYFPDNGYQENVFKLSGSDLRNRIVDVIDIVKDQCDYVKEEDPKTYVSQKTGRGPLTESWLEEYWADVKGKQQPTASGKSLMCAYKLCRVEFRYWGVQTKLEKFIHDIALRKTMVRAHRQAWAWQDEWNGLTMEDIREIERQTQLALQRRMANAEGGEESANENQEKNTSNTPQESDVAMTLAATLGSIEKNEDPQSPPSVRKSSDIPMSNTTVSSEGEPSPEDSPTEVPELRNASAEDKGDSKKAWKKNKGVMNSPCSNKSFDMQIANWRMESIVRESESGSEDEFFDCQAGFVIPIIRKAEEEDNTFTSSSSANKEDDTIFSPSYLQRMASERSSKRLQISASASIDASCPASPQHSPTHQPCKTTVLIIVMHAGSVLDANVDLTAKKSDITTFKGAFESVMRQHYPSMVGHVAVKFVSCPSICTEGLGILSSLSPYSFDVSPSSMDAPQVTHDTIPIGAIPLLASSTPEYQDAVSRVIVGANQVYHEFMKSEEGRGFTGQICLIGDSVGAILTYDALCRSTHSRHNSENNILDNQGVENNPEDGRHLTAPSPRRKSSSISDVSHCKLDFEVGEFFMFGSPLALVLAYRKVSSGSDKTSNIKRPLVNQLYNLFHPTDPVAARLEPLISAKFSLLPPVNVARYQKYPLGNGQPYHLLETIQSNTQLFTETLSTPASHLRRLSDISIHSTMSGMIENVPLQLVSNLQQRWWGTKRLDYALYCPEGLANFPTNALPHVFHASYWESSDVIAFILRQLGRFDLPLLSNEEKDLTCFRPGQPREKWNKKRTSVKLKNVAANHRANDIIVREGAPQVLVARFMYGPFDVFTLAGEKIDIHIIKNTPAGEWTYLSTEITDKNGRVTYKIPGDKTLSYGLYPVKMIVRGDHTSVDFFLAVIPPKTECIVFSIDGSFTASVSVSGKDPKVRAGAVDVVRHWQELGYLIIYITARPDMQQQKVVSWLSQHNFPHGLVSFADGLSTDPLGHKAAYLNKLVEEHGVIIHHAYGSSKDISVYTAINLRANQIFIIGKVPKKLHTMATILHDGYAAHLTSLQAHGGSRPAQGNARMVIPRGQFGLPGQNASLRRRSSFRLAKRAISQPIPSKMMYPLERSTSVGPSISSQPTSNIRSTAPEKL; encoded by the exons ATGTTGATAAAAGAATATCGAATACCGCTGCCTCTCACCGTCGAGGAATACAGGATTGCTCAGCTTTATATGATAGCG AAAAAATCTCGGGAAGAGAGTCAAGGAGCAGGCAGCGGTGTAGAAATCATAGTAAACGAGCCTTACAGCAATGGTCCAGGTGGAAATGGACAATACACCCATAAGATCTACCACGTGGGTAGTCACCTTCCAGAATGGTTCAAAAGTTTGTTACCAAGATCCGCGTTGATCGCCAAAGAAGAAGCATGGAACTCTTATCCCTATACGAAGACACGTTACACCTGTCctttcgttgaaaaattctcCATCGAAATAGAAACCTACTATTTCCCTGACAATGGCTATCAAGAGAATGTTTTCAAACTCAGTGGTAGCGACCTGAGAAACAGAATCGTTG ATGTAATCGACATCGTCAAGGATCAGTGCGACTATGTCAAAGAAGAGGATCCTAAAACGTACGTGTCCCAGAAAACTGGCCGAGGACCCCTCACCGAATCCTGGCTGGAGGAATACTGGGCTGATGTTAAA GGAAAGCAACAGCCGACGGCATCCGGGAAGTCGTTAATGTGCGCGTACAAGTTATGCCGCGTAGAATTCCGTTATTGGGGCGTGCaaacaaaattagaaaagTTCATACACGACATAG CCTTGCGGAAAACTATGGTGCGAGCGCACAGACAAGCATGGGCCTGGCAGGACGAATGGAACGGTTTGACCATGGAGGACATCCGAGAGATTGAACGACAAACACAATTGGCATTGCAAAGGAGAATGGCAAATGCAGAAGGTGGCGAGGAATCTGCGAATGAAAATCAGGAGAAGAATACGTCTAATACTCCTCAAGAGTCAGATGTTGCTATGACTTTGGCTGCCACGCTTGGTAGCATCGAGAAGAACGAGGATCCTCAAAGTCCACCTAGCGTTAGAAAATCGTCGGATATACCCATGTCTAATACTACAGTTAGTTCCGAAGGTGAACCCAGCCCCGAAGACTCGCCCACTGAAGTACCCGAGCTTAG AAACGCTTCTGCTGAGGATAAAGGTGACTCTAAAAAAGCGTGGAAGAAGAACAAAGGGGTAATGAATTCACCGTGTTCGAACAAAAGCTTTGATATGCAAATAGCAAACTGGCGTATGGAAAGTATCGTGAGAGAATCGGAATCTGGTAGCGAAGACGAGTTTTTCGATTGCCAAG CCGGGTTCGTTATACCTATTATACGCAAAG CAGAAGAGGAGGACAATACGTTCACTTCGTCTAGCAGCGCAAACAAAGAAG ATGATACGATATTCTCACCTTCCTATCTACAACGTATGGCCAGTGAACGTAGCAGTAAAAGATTGCAGATCTCCGCTTCGGCGAGCATTGACGCCTCGTGTCCAGCCTCCCCTCAACATTCCCCTACCCATCAACCCTGTAAAACAACAGTACTTATTATTGTCATGCACGCTGGTAGTGTTTTAg ACGCGAATGTGGATTTAACAGCAAAGAAATCGGACATTACAACGTTTAAAGGAGCCTTTGAATCAGTGATGAGGCAACATTATCCCAGCATGGTTGGTCATGTTGCCGTTAAGTTTGTTTCCTGTCCTTCTATCTGTACAGAGGGTCTTGGTATTTTATCAAG TTTAAGTCCATACAGCTTTGACGTGTCACCCTCTTCCATGGATGCGCCTCAAGTGACTCATGATACCATTCCAATTGGTGCAATACCATTACTTGCTAGTTCTACTCCTGAATACCAGGATGCAGTCTCGCGAGTCATAGTAGGAGCTAATCAAGTATATCACGAGTTCATGAAGAGCGAAGAGGGCCGTGGCTTCACCGGGCAGATTTGTTTAATAGGAGACTCAGTAGGAGCGATTCTAACGTACGACGCTTTATGCAGATCTACGCATTCTAGGCATAACAGCGAGAACAATATTTTGGATAATCAAGGGGTTGAAAATAATCCTGAAGATGGTAGACACTTGACTGCACCTTCTCCTAGAAGGAAATCTTCTAGTATAAG tgATGTGTCACACTGCAAACTGGATTTTGAAGTGGGAGAATTTTTTATGTTTGGTAGTCCACTTGCTTTAGTTCTAGCGTATAGGAAGGTATCATCTGGCAGTGATAAAACTAGCAACATAAAAAGGCCACTAGTGAATCAGTTGTACAATTTATTCCATCCCACTGATCCGGTAGCTGCTAGATTAGAACCATTGATATCTGCTAAGttctctcttcttcctcctGTGAACGTGGCTCGGTATCAAAAGTATCCATTAGGGAATGGTCAGCCTTATCATTTAC TGGAAACAATCCAATCGAATACACAGTTATTCACGGAGACTTTAAGTACGCCAGCGTCTCATTTAAGGCGACTGTCCGATATATCTATTCATAGTACAATGTCTGGGATGATTGAAAATGTTCCTTTACAATTAGTgtctaatt TACAGCAAAGGTGGTGGGGTACAAAGAGATTAGACTACGCTCTCTATTGTCCAGAGGGTTTAGCAAATTTCCCTACGAACGCTTTGCCACATGTTTTCCACGCTAGTTACTGGGAGTCATCCGACGTTATTGCATTTATCCTAAGGCAATTAGGCCGATTCGATTTGCCGTTACTCTCAAACGAGGAAAAAGATCTAACGTGTTTCCGTCCAGGTCAACCTAGAGAAAAATGGAATAAGAAACGAACTTCCGTTAAACTTAAAAATGTCGCTGCCAATCATAGAGCAAACGACATAATCGTTAGAGAAGGAGCACCGCAAGTGCTGGTTGCTAGGTTTATGTACGGTCCGTTCGACGTTTTCACTTTAGCAGGCGAGAAAATAGACATTCACATTATAAAAAATACTCCCGCTGGAGAATGGACGTATTTATCAACTGAAATAACTGATAAGAATGGTAGAGTAACGTATAAAATACCGGGCGATAAAACCTTAAGTTATGGACTGTATCCAGTTAAAATGATCGTCAG AGGTGACCATACATCTGTAGACTTCTTCTTGGCTGTGATTCCACCAAAAACAGAGTGTATCGTGTTTAGTATAGATGGTTCGTTTACCGCGAGTGTGTCTGTTAGTGGGAAGGATCCAAAAGTTAGAGCTGGGGCTGTCGACGTCGTCAG ACACTGGCAAGAACTTGGttacttaattatttatatcacCGCGAGGCCTGACATGCAACAACAGAAAGTTGTTTCCTGGTTGTCTCAACATAACTTTCCCCATGGTCTTGTATCCTTTGCGGATGGTCTTTCGACGGACCCGCTTGGTCACAAAGCTGCGTACTTAAATAAACTTGTAGAG GAACACGGTGTGATTATTCATCATGCTTACGGCAGTAGTAAAGACATTAGCGTTTACACTGCGATTAATCTTAGGGCAAATCAAATCTTCATCATTGGAAAAGTTCCAAAGAAACTTCACACTATGGCAACGATTCTTCACGATGGTTACGCTGCTCATTTAACGAGTCTGCAAGCTCATGGAGGCTCGAGACCAGCCCAGGGCAATGCCCGTATGGTGATACCAAGAGGTCAGTTTGGTTTACCCGGGCAAAATGCTTCTCTACGACGGAGAAG CTCTTTTAGGCTGGCAAAACGAGCGATATCTCAGCCCATCCCGAGCAAGATGATGTATCCATTGGAACGATCAACGAGTGTCGGGCCTTCAATTTCATCGCAGCCAACGTCGAACATCAGATCCACCGCACCGGAGAAACTCTGA